GTATTTAGATAGTTTGAATACTTTCGGGATTAAATTAGGTTTAGTAAGAATCACGCGTTTATTGAAACTATTAGAGAATCCGCAGAATAAGTATAAAACGATTCACGTCACCGGTACGAATGGAAAAGGTTCTACAACGGCAATGCTTACTTCTATTTTAACGAATGCGAAAATTAAGACGGGGATGTATACATCTCCGCATCTTGTTTCGTATACTGAACGCATGCAAATAGATGGAAGCTATATCAGTGAAAATGAATTTGCTGATTGCATTAGGATTGTGAAAGAAAAAGTTGAAGAAATGATTGCAGAAGGAGAAGAAAATCCAACGCAGTTTGAAGTCATTACAGCGGCGGCTTTCTTTTACTTTGCCAAAATGCAGGTAGAATATGCAGTGATTGAAGTTGGATTAGGAGGACTTTTAGATTCAACGAATGTGATTATTCCAGAAGTATCTGTAATTACAAATGTTACTTTAGAACATGCGGAGCGGTGTGGTGGAACTTTAGAAGGTGTAGCAGAGCATAAAGCTGGAATTATCAAAGATGGAGTTCCTGTGGTAACTGCTGCAAAGGGAATTGCACTAGAAATCATTCAAGAAAAAGCAAGGGAAAAAAATGCGGATGTATTTGTTGCAGGCGAAGATTTTACGAGTGAGTTTAAAAGTTTTGCAACGAATAAGCAATGCCTTACTTTTAACTCTGGAATGGTAGGTGTATCGTCTACGTATTGTTTGGGTGTACTCGGCGAACATCAAATTGAAAATAGTTCGATTGCAATTATGACAGCTTTAATTTTAGCGACAAATGAAAAGCGAATTACGAGCGAAGGGATGCAAAAGTCTTTATCAGAGGTAAGTTGGGCTGGACGTTTTGAAGTTATGCAGCAAGAGAATGAACAAATTATGATTATTGATGGCGCGCATAACAACGCAGGGGCAGAAGTTTTAAGAAGAAATTTAGATAAATATTTTCCTCATGCAGAAATAGTGTTTCTATTAGGTATTCTTGAAGATAAAGATGTTAGCGGGATTATTCATCATCTTATTCATGAAGAGAATGTAGTCGTTGTGACAAAGCCGGATTCAAATCGTGCGGCTGCACCAAAGAAAGTTGCGGAGATGATTTTTGCCAAACAGGTAGAAGCAATTGAAGATATTGACGACGCTTTAAAAAGAGCAAAAGAGCTTGCCGCAAATGGAAAGATATTGTGCGTAGCAGGATCGTTGTATTTAATTGGTGTGGTTAGATCTCTTTTAATACAACAAGAATAATTTTTGTTTTTCTTCCTATGTGAATTTGGATTCTTTTCAATTTGCATAGGAAGAAAAATTATCTAAATAAAATCATAAATAGGTGAGTTTGTGCAAAATATAAGTGTTGAAAATAAAAAAGAAATGTATCTTGATTGGATGATACAAAAATCTATTTTAGCATTAGGGTTCTTTTTGGTATTATCCCCAATGCTGACTACAATTTTTTTGCTTATCGGTTCAAGTGCGTGGCTTATCAAACTTTTTTTGATAAAAGAGTGTAATTTTAAGCGCACTATTTTTGATATTCCTATTGCGTGCTTTGCTGGGTTTGGAGCGATTTCTGTTTTTGCATCGTTAGATACAGGGTTTAGTTTTTATAATTTTTATAATTTAATGGGACAATATGTATTAGTGTATTATTTATTTGTTCAAAATATTTCTACGATGAAGCAGATAAAACAATTAATTATAGCTATGTTAATCGCTGGTATAGGAGCAGTTGGTTATGGATTTTATCAATATATACATGGAATAGACATTACGAGTATGTTATGGGTGGATGGAGATCAATTCCCAGAGTTAAAAACGAGAGTGTTTTCAACGATGCAGAATCCTAATATTTTTGCGGGGTATCTGCTTGTTATGCTATCCATGTTTTTTGGTGTGTTTACAAAAGTGAGCTCACAAAAAATTAAGAGCAGTATGGCTATTTTATTTATTTTATTTTTTGCTTGTCTTACACTGACTTATTGTCGTGGAGCTATTTTAAGTTTGGCACTTGTACTGGCTTTTTACGGTATCATAAAAAACAAAAGGTTATTTTTCATGATGATAGTTGCGG
This genomic interval from Selenobaculum gibii contains the following:
- a CDS encoding bifunctional folylpolyglutamate synthase/dihydrofolate synthase, whose product is MNYQEALAYLDSLNTFGIKLGLVRITRLLKLLENPQNKYKTIHVTGTNGKGSTTAMLTSILTNAKIKTGMYTSPHLVSYTERMQIDGSYISENEFADCIRIVKEKVEEMIAEGEENPTQFEVITAAAFFYFAKMQVEYAVIEVGLGGLLDSTNVIIPEVSVITNVTLEHAERCGGTLEGVAEHKAGIIKDGVPVVTAAKGIALEIIQEKAREKNADVFVAGEDFTSEFKSFATNKQCLTFNSGMVGVSSTYCLGVLGEHQIENSSIAIMTALILATNEKRITSEGMQKSLSEVSWAGRFEVMQQENEQIMIIDGAHNNAGAEVLRRNLDKYFPHAEIVFLLGILEDKDVSGIIHHLIHEENVVVVTKPDSNRAAAPKKVAEMIFAKQVEAIEDIDDALKRAKELAANGKILCVAGSLYLIGVVRSLLIQQE
- a CDS encoding O-antigen ligase family protein — encoded protein: MQNISVENKKEMYLDWMIQKSILALGFFLVLSPMLTTIFLLIGSSAWLIKLFLIKECNFKRTIFDIPIACFAGFGAISVFASLDTGFSFYNFYNLMGQYVLVYYLFVQNISTMKQIKQLIIAMLIAGIGAVGYGFYQYIHGIDITSMLWVDGDQFPELKTRVFSTMQNPNIFAGYLLVMLSMFFGVFTKVSSQKIKSSMAILFILFFACLTLTYCRGAILSLALVLAFYGIIKNKRLFFMMIVAGLIVAVFDTSITERIMSAFNADDSSSQMRMAMWESTVAMIIEHPIFGVGWGSYFMVYPYYDFFINNPDVLIVHAHNMYLNIAAEIGLLGFMAFCSVLFGAMHMAFSKPQIRESQLLNGLMLGFGLALACIAVNGFTDYVLFNIELSMLFWIINAFIVIIQRERLD